The Peribacillus simplex genome contains a region encoding:
- a CDS encoding SOS response-associated peptidase encodes MCGRFTLFTDIEDIKDRFDIQGSFDEEYQFSYNIAPSHSVLSVINDGTRNRLGYLRWGLIPFWAKDEKVGYKMINARAETIAEKTSFKNAYKKKRCLIIADSFYEWKKTPERKIPMRIKLKNHAPFGMAGIWESWKSPEGLSIYSCSVITTVPNELMKSIHDRMPVILKPEDEKDWLNPSINDPAYLQQYLKSFDSEKMEAFEVSTDVNSTKKNSPNLIQQIC; translated from the coding sequence ATGTGTGGACGTTTCACCCTTTTCACTGACATTGAAGATATAAAAGATCGGTTTGATATTCAGGGATCATTTGATGAGGAATACCAATTCAGCTACAATATTGCTCCCTCCCACTCCGTGCTATCCGTCATTAATGACGGGACAAGGAACCGACTTGGATATCTTCGGTGGGGACTTATTCCTTTCTGGGCAAAAGACGAGAAAGTGGGCTATAAAATGATCAATGCCAGAGCGGAAACCATTGCAGAGAAAACAAGCTTCAAGAATGCGTATAAGAAGAAGAGATGCTTGATAATCGCCGACTCATTTTATGAATGGAAGAAGACACCAGAAAGAAAAATACCGATGCGAATAAAACTGAAGAATCATGCTCCATTTGGAATGGCCGGTATATGGGAATCCTGGAAATCTCCTGAAGGCCTCAGCATCTACTCGTGCTCCGTTATAACAACCGTTCCTAATGAGCTGATGAAAAGCATTCATGATCGTATGCCTGTCATCCTTAAACCAGAAGATGAAAAAGATTGGCTGAATCCTTCCATTAATGATCCTGCATATCTGCAGCAGTATTTAAAGTCATTCGATTCGGAAAAAATGGAAGCTTTTGAGGTATCGACTGATGTGAACTCGACTAAAAAAAATTCACCTAACCTAATACAACAAATTTGCTGA
- a CDS encoding Na+/H+ antiporter NhaC family protein, with amino-acid sequence MSANNKGNPWALIPFVVFLILFIGSGIVTKDFYSFPVIVAISIASAAALAMNRKESFNQKVDIFCKGAGDANIMLMVIIFLLAGAFAEVANGMGAVESTVNLALAVFPQNLLMVGIFIIACFISLSMGTSMGTIVALAPIGVGISEQTDISLAFSMAAVIGGAMFGDNLSFISDTTIAAVRTQGTKMKDKFKVNFFIVLPAAIITCAILGILTMGEQADITQNPYNWVKILPYLCVLITALAGVNVFLVLSIGIVFAGIIGLADGSYQPLGVIQKVGEGMAGMYEISFLAILIAGMVAVIKHNGGIDYLLHLVTRNSKSKKGAELSIAGLVGLTNLSTANNTISIIIAGPLAKNIAEKYGIDPRKSASLLDVFACCIQGLIPYGAQLLVAAGVAKISPISILPYSYYPILIGFCGVVAILIGYPRFQSGEDVAKKRTS; translated from the coding sequence ATGAGTGCAAACAATAAAGGGAATCCATGGGCATTGATTCCATTTGTCGTATTTTTAATTTTATTTATAGGGTCCGGAATCGTCACTAAAGATTTTTATTCATTTCCGGTGATTGTAGCCATTTCTATTGCATCAGCAGCTGCATTGGCAATGAACCGGAAAGAAAGTTTCAATCAAAAGGTTGATATTTTCTGTAAAGGTGCCGGTGACGCCAATATTATGTTAATGGTTATCATTTTCCTTTTAGCCGGCGCTTTTGCCGAAGTTGCAAATGGCATGGGGGCAGTTGAATCAACAGTGAATCTTGCTTTAGCCGTTTTTCCGCAAAATCTTTTAATGGTAGGCATATTCATTATCGCTTGTTTTATTTCTCTATCTATGGGGACGAGCATGGGAACGATTGTAGCCCTAGCACCTATCGGGGTGGGAATTAGCGAGCAAACCGATATTTCGCTTGCCTTTTCAATGGCGGCCGTTATTGGTGGTGCGATGTTTGGGGATAACCTATCATTCATTTCAGATACGACAATCGCTGCAGTTCGAACACAGGGAACGAAAATGAAGGATAAGTTTAAAGTGAATTTTTTCATCGTTTTACCTGCTGCCATCATCACATGTGCTATCCTAGGAATATTAACGATGGGTGAACAAGCCGACATCACCCAAAATCCTTATAATTGGGTGAAGATTCTTCCATACCTTTGCGTATTGATCACTGCATTGGCGGGAGTCAACGTGTTCCTGGTCCTTTCCATCGGAATCGTATTTGCCGGAATCATCGGCTTGGCGGATGGAAGTTATCAACCTTTGGGTGTCATTCAAAAAGTTGGTGAAGGAATGGCTGGAATGTATGAAATATCCTTCCTTGCCATTTTAATTGCAGGTATGGTTGCTGTAATCAAACATAATGGCGGCATCGATTATCTACTCCACCTCGTGACCCGAAATAGCAAATCAAAAAAAGGGGCGGAATTAAGCATTGCCGGGCTTGTTGGCTTGACGAACCTTTCAACGGCAAATAACACGATTTCGATTATCATTGCTGGGCCACTTGCCAAAAATATCGCTGAAAAGTATGGGATAGATCCGCGTAAATCGGCGAGCTTACTTGACGTTTTTGCCTGTTGTATCCAAGGGTTGATTCCATATGGGGCACAACTGCTTGTTGCAGCGGGGGTAGCAAAGATCTCTCCGATAAGCATCTTGCCGTATTCATATTACCCGATACTAATTGGATTTTGTGGAGTCGTGGCCATCTTGATTGGTTATCCACGGTTTCAGTCAGGAGAAGATGTAGCGAAGAAACGTACTTCTTAA
- a CDS encoding LysR family transcriptional regulator: MNFLSLRYFIEVSNHLSFSEASKTLHISQPGLSQQILSLEKQLGFKLLNRTTRKITLTDEGEYIYKKLAPSFEDIEKTVNYIVENKAIPKPKLKIATVPSAASIYIPKLLKKIVGEYPETEFYVHETTSSRAVKLLNQQNYHIGFIRTPIHSNIIANEGLSMIEFMRFPLQLVVSIDHPLAQKDAIHLYEAKDEPFIHYDAVQAHSLQFLLEKACLTAGFSPKELCKGSELLTIANLISNNLGVALMPEDMVSLLGKRQVKALNIDNSELSSSISAVWKNTDASNLTKYILNTLKNDHAFSDI; encoded by the coding sequence TTGAATTTCCTATCCCTCCGCTATTTCATAGAGGTTTCTAACCATCTTAGTTTCAGTGAGGCTTCCAAAACCCTGCATATTTCCCAGCCCGGGCTTAGCCAACAGATTTTATCCCTCGAAAAACAATTAGGCTTTAAACTATTGAATCGAACGACAAGAAAAATTACATTGACGGACGAAGGAGAATACATCTATAAAAAACTAGCTCCTTCCTTTGAAGATATTGAGAAAACAGTGAATTACATAGTTGAAAATAAAGCCATCCCCAAGCCTAAACTGAAGATTGCTACCGTCCCTTCTGCAGCCAGTATATATATCCCGAAGTTATTGAAAAAGATAGTGGGGGAATACCCGGAGACAGAATTTTACGTGCATGAAACAACATCTTCAAGGGCAGTGAAACTCTTAAACCAACAAAATTATCACATCGGTTTCATCCGGACGCCCATTCACAGTAACATCATTGCCAATGAAGGATTAAGCATGATTGAATTCATGAGGTTCCCTTTACAATTAGTCGTCTCCATTGATCATCCGCTAGCCCAAAAAGATGCTATACATTTATACGAAGCAAAAGACGAACCTTTTATCCATTATGATGCCGTCCAGGCACACTCCCTTCAATTCCTTTTGGAAAAGGCTTGTCTGACTGCTGGATTTTCACCTAAAGAGTTATGTAAAGGCTCTGAATTACTGACGATCGCCAATCTAATATCCAATAACTTAGGCGTAGCCCTCATGCCGGAAGATATGGTGAGTTTGTTGGGAAAACGCCAAGTCAAAGCCTTGAACATCGATAACTCGGAATTATCAAGTTCCATATCGGCTGTTTGGAAAAACACGGATGCATCAAATCTGACTAAGTATATTTTGAATACGTTAAAAAATGATCATGCTTTTAGCGATATATGA
- the hutG gene encoding formimidoylglutamase, translated as MYTKPTIKYWNGRIDSQSDMDSFRYHQRVRLAPISELAISSNASRTFGLIGFKCDEGVKRNKGRIGAAEGPDHIRQSLAKLPCHLPSQTELVDAGDVICEGTEMEDAQSQLGSAVTRILESEAIPIILGGGHETLYGHYLGIRKSIGPKARLGIINIDAHFDMRPYEKESSSGTMFKQILDEDQSCGYLCIGIQKQGNTKALFETAERSKVGYILEEDLSLNEMDETKRRINEFAKENDYIILTLCTDVIDSAYAPGVSAPSPFGLNPKLVRAIIRHILSNEKILSFDISEVNPSLDENNKTVTLAAHLINEVLLHFK; from the coding sequence ATGTATACAAAACCGACTATAAAATATTGGAATGGAAGAATTGATTCCCAATCTGACATGGACAGCTTCAGATACCACCAAAGAGTACGTTTGGCACCGATTTCGGAATTAGCCATCTCTTCCAATGCATCAAGGACCTTTGGATTGATTGGCTTCAAATGTGATGAAGGCGTCAAAAGGAATAAAGGCAGGATTGGTGCTGCAGAGGGTCCAGATCATATTAGGCAGTCATTGGCAAAATTACCCTGTCATTTACCTTCCCAAACCGAGCTGGTGGATGCTGGTGATGTAATATGTGAAGGTACAGAGATGGAGGACGCCCAATCCCAACTGGGGTCAGCTGTTACCAGGATATTGGAGAGTGAAGCGATCCCTATCATACTTGGGGGAGGGCACGAAACCCTGTATGGCCATTATCTTGGGATTAGGAAATCCATTGGACCAAAAGCTAGATTGGGAATCATTAATATTGACGCTCACTTTGATATGAGGCCTTATGAAAAAGAAAGTTCATCAGGAACGATGTTTAAGCAGATTTTGGACGAAGATCAAAGTTGTGGCTATTTATGTATCGGAATTCAGAAGCAGGGGAATACGAAGGCACTGTTTGAAACGGCCGAGAGAAGTAAGGTCGGCTACATATTGGAAGAAGATTTGTCATTGAACGAAATGGATGAAACTAAGCGGCGGATAAATGAATTCGCCAAGGAAAATGACTACATTATTCTTACGTTATGTACGGACGTTATTGATTCAGCCTACGCACCTGGGGTAAGTGCTCCATCGCCGTTTGGACTGAATCCGAAATTGGTCCGTGCCATTATCCGGCATATCCTATCGAATGAAAAGATCCTCTCCTTTGATATCTCGGAAGTGAATCCTTCGTTGGACGAAAATAATAAAACCGTTACATTGGCAGCACATTTAATAAATGAGGTTTTACTGCATTTTAAATAA
- a CDS encoding LysR family transcriptional regulator gives MDLRQLRYFTTIVREKNFSKAAKMLHISQPSLSNAIMKLENEVGFQLLERNTRGLELTEAGGIFYTRSVDLLRRFDNMQVELKEMKDVGSGTVSIGSIESFKFWFPKIIRNFKINYPNIHIKVREILGEEKVFDSLNRYDVHFTITNQPINTNEIQSTPLYNERFMLLIHKDDELNEKESITFQDIAKKELIISTTGFQTRDDILRAFKDENAIPNILYEIERLETACSLVEAGLGVTILPENYIRSAATPNTAIRAIDSNYLERTVYLAYLKDRYLSPAVCRLIEDIHSFFKSDDRNGD, from the coding sequence ATGGATCTTCGTCAACTTCGATATTTCACTACCATAGTCCGGGAAAAGAATTTCTCAAAAGCGGCAAAAATGCTGCATATCTCACAACCCTCCCTAAGTAATGCCATAATGAAATTAGAAAATGAAGTTGGTTTTCAGCTTTTGGAACGCAATACAAGGGGGCTTGAGCTTACGGAAGCAGGAGGGATTTTTTATACGAGATCTGTTGATCTGTTAAGAAGATTCGATAATATGCAAGTGGAGCTTAAGGAAATGAAGGATGTTGGAAGCGGAACAGTATCAATAGGTTCCATAGAATCATTCAAATTTTGGTTCCCGAAGATAATCAGGAATTTTAAAATCAATTATCCTAATATTCATATAAAAGTCAGGGAAATATTAGGGGAAGAGAAGGTTTTCGATTCGTTAAATCGGTATGATGTTCATTTCACCATCACGAACCAGCCCATCAACACCAATGAAATTCAGTCCACTCCTCTTTATAATGAAAGATTCATGCTTTTGATCCATAAAGATGACGAGTTAAACGAAAAAGAGTCCATCACTTTCCAAGACATTGCAAAGAAAGAATTGATCATCAGTACAACTGGATTTCAAACAAGAGATGATATCTTAAGAGCATTTAAGGATGAAAATGCAATTCCTAATATCCTATACGAAATAGAAAGGCTTGAAACGGCTTGCAGTTTGGTGGAAGCAGGGCTTGGGGTGACAATTTTACCGGAAAACTATATAAGATCCGCTGCAACCCCCAATACTGCAATTCGCGCCATCGATTCGAATTATTTGGAAAGGACTGTTTACCTGGCCTATTTGAAAGATCGATATCTGTCTCCTGCGGTATGTAGGTTAATCGAGGACATACATAGCTTTTTTAAGAGTGATGATAGGAACGGTGACTAA
- a CDS encoding chromate transporter: protein MMVLWELFSTFFIIGFVSFGGGYAMIPVIESEVSQHGWMTTQQFTDIIAISGMSPGPVTANSAILVGYSTAGLAGAISSALGILLPAIIFVTVIATFFSKLNHYPVIQSMFYGLRPIVTSLILFAAISLALSNHMIAPNFSWQTISLLLVFGLSLFALMKLRWHPVYVIILSGLVGVVLYS, encoded by the coding sequence ATGATGGTATTGTGGGAGTTGTTCAGCACCTTCTTTATTATCGGCTTTGTATCGTTCGGAGGCGGATACGCCATGATTCCCGTAATAGAATCGGAAGTCTCACAGCATGGATGGATGACGACGCAACAATTTACCGATATAATCGCCATTTCCGGGATGTCCCCAGGACCTGTCACAGCCAATAGTGCCATTCTCGTTGGCTATTCGACTGCTGGATTAGCTGGAGCCATATCATCCGCTCTCGGAATCTTGCTACCTGCTATTATATTCGTGACCGTTATAGCCACCTTCTTCAGCAAATTGAATCATTATCCCGTTATTCAATCCATGTTTTATGGATTAAGACCCATTGTCACTAGTCTAATCCTCTTTGCAGCAATCAGTTTAGCACTTTCCAATCATATGATAGCCCCGAACTTTTCATGGCAAACGATAAGCTTATTACTCGTTTTTGGATTATCGTTATTTGCCCTGATGAAATTACGCTGGCACCCAGTCTATGTAATTATTCTTTCTGGTTTAGTTGGGGTTGTCCTCTATTCATGA
- a CDS encoding LysR family transcriptional regulator, whose translation MKLENLKMFCLVVDEGSISQAARLSFLSQPAVTRQIHQLENYYNTLLFDREEGRLKVTEAGKLLYPFAKAIVNDFNHSKEVIQQSTGKYNANLIVGASLTIGEYLLPSLLGRFKKQQPDIKVTLTIKNTPRVLEDLSNDVIDLALVEGLVENGDFIVDKFAEDELILVCPSDHPWKDRKEIQLEELGNERMIWRESISGTRLIVENMLREHGVLEKIDSYMEIGSTQAIKSAVEAGLGISILPRLTVARELEQGFLREVDISRIDITRNLWLVRKNKRFNKIGVSKFVNFLQ comes from the coding sequence TTGAAATTAGAAAATCTAAAAATGTTTTGTTTAGTGGTGGATGAAGGAAGCATAAGCCAGGCAGCGAGGTTAAGTTTCCTATCTCAACCAGCTGTAACAAGACAAATCCATCAACTGGAAAATTATTATAACACTTTGTTATTTGACCGTGAGGAAGGAAGGCTGAAAGTTACAGAGGCAGGAAAGTTGTTATACCCTTTTGCAAAAGCTATTGTAAATGACTTCAACCATTCAAAAGAAGTGATTCAGCAATCAACTGGCAAGTACAATGCAAACCTAATAGTAGGGGCATCCTTGACTATCGGTGAGTATTTGTTACCGAGCTTGCTTGGGAGATTCAAAAAACAACAGCCTGATATAAAAGTGACATTGACGATAAAAAATACCCCCCGGGTTCTTGAGGATCTTTCAAACGATGTCATTGATTTGGCCTTGGTGGAAGGACTTGTGGAAAACGGCGATTTTATTGTAGACAAGTTCGCAGAGGACGAATTGATATTGGTATGTCCGTCCGATCACCCATGGAAAGACAGAAAAGAAATCCAGCTTGAGGAATTGGGGAATGAAAGGATGATATGGCGTGAATCCATTTCAGGAACACGGCTTATAGTAGAAAACATGTTAAGGGAGCATGGGGTTTTAGAAAAAATAGATAGCTACATGGAGATTGGCAGCACACAAGCGATAAAAAGTGCGGTTGAAGCTGGACTTGGAATCAGCATTTTGCCAAGGTTGACAGTGGCCAGGGAATTGGAGCAAGGCTTTTTGCGGGAAGTGGATATTTCCAGGATAGATATAACAAGAAATCTATGGCTAGTCAGGAAAAACAAGCGTTTTAATAAAATTGGGGTGTCTAAATTTGTTAATTTCCTTCAATAA
- the ggt gene encoding gamma-glutamyltransferase: protein MKFLKSFILVTFSFFCMITPAFASVPGVDGSMGKGFTNGIVSVSHPLAAEAGIKILKQGGNAVDAAAAIQLSLNVVEPMMSGIGGGGFIMIYNKKENKMTMIENREMAPQNVTPELFLDEKGKPIPFSKRHTSGKAVAVPGTLMGVETSLEKYGTLKLSQVIGPAIKQAEEGVKVNWATAQYIDENVTKLKNNQAAAKVFVPDGKPLEEGDTLVQPDLAKTLKLIKKQGSNVFYKGEIGEALTKEVQKREGTMTTEDLQNYEVKEREPIKSEYRGFEVVGAASPSSGSLTVLQILELMEGFDVQKMGANSPEYLHHLTEAMHLAFADRAAYMADEDFYDVPTEGLLDEDYIKERRKLINPNRSTADVKAGDPWKYEGKEPTAMKMVKEEKTPIGQTTHFSVMDKWGNMVAYTTTIEQVFGSGIMVPDYGFMLNNEMTDFDATPGGVNQVEPGKRPRSSMSPTFVLKDGNPFMAIGSPGGATIIASVSETIMNVLDHKMLIQDAIYAPRIYSAGYPTVRWEPGIEQNTRLELMAKGHVYEEKPQHIGNVQAVIYDYEKGKMYGGADNTREGTVQGVYNVSHKSKKPKEIKEEKKGPFTLKVNGAVYPYTADQMKLIDEKPYIQSDKLLLGLGVIQTGDLEIFKPDKKSYLPVLGVAKSLGYKAKWNEKDKEALLEKDPADIEDPDDDGSVTN from the coding sequence ATGAAATTTTTAAAAAGTTTTATTTTAGTTACTTTCAGTTTCTTTTGTATGATCACACCAGCTTTTGCAAGTGTCCCTGGAGTGGATGGGTCAATGGGAAAGGGTTTTACAAATGGAATCGTATCAGTTTCCCACCCGTTAGCAGCCGAAGCGGGCATAAAGATATTAAAACAAGGTGGAAACGCAGTCGATGCAGCAGCAGCCATTCAATTATCGTTAAATGTTGTTGAACCAATGATGTCTGGAATCGGCGGCGGTGGTTTTATCATGATTTATAATAAAAAGGAAAATAAAATGACGATGATTGAAAATCGCGAAATGGCGCCGCAAAATGTTACGCCTGAACTTTTTTTAGATGAAAAGGGAAAACCTATTCCTTTTAGTAAGCGGCACACATCTGGTAAGGCGGTTGCAGTTCCTGGGACTCTGATGGGGGTGGAGACTTCTCTTGAGAAATATGGAACATTGAAATTATCACAAGTCATAGGCCCGGCCATTAAACAAGCTGAAGAAGGGGTAAAAGTCAATTGGGCAACAGCACAATATATCGATGAAAATGTAACGAAGCTTAAAAATAACCAAGCGGCTGCAAAAGTTTTCGTACCAGACGGAAAGCCGTTGGAAGAGGGAGACACTCTCGTTCAGCCAGATCTGGCAAAGACTCTTAAGTTAATAAAAAAACAAGGTTCTAACGTTTTTTATAAAGGTGAAATCGGGGAAGCGCTTACCAAAGAAGTTCAAAAGCGTGAAGGAACGATGACAACTGAGGATTTGCAAAACTATGAGGTGAAAGAAAGAGAGCCGATTAAGTCGGAATATAGGGGATTTGAAGTGGTGGGGGCAGCTTCACCAAGCTCAGGCAGTTTGACCGTTCTACAAATCCTGGAGCTTATGGAAGGATTCGATGTACAAAAGATGGGGGCCAACTCACCTGAGTATCTTCATCATCTAACCGAAGCCATGCATCTAGCTTTTGCCGATCGCGCTGCCTATATGGCGGATGAAGATTTTTATGATGTGCCAACAGAAGGACTATTAGATGAAGATTATATTAAAGAAAGAAGAAAACTCATCAATCCAAATAGATCAACAGCTGATGTCAAGGCAGGCGATCCGTGGAAGTATGAGGGCAAAGAACCCACTGCAATGAAGATGGTTAAAGAAGAGAAAACCCCAATCGGACAAACGACTCACTTTTCTGTAATGGATAAATGGGGAAATATGGTTGCTTATACGACTACAATCGAGCAAGTATTCGGATCTGGTATCATGGTACCGGATTATGGGTTCATGCTGAATAATGAAATGACGGATTTTGATGCCACACCGGGTGGAGTTAACCAGGTGGAACCAGGAAAAAGACCAAGAAGCAGTATGTCCCCGACTTTCGTATTAAAAGATGGAAACCCCTTCATGGCCATTGGTTCACCAGGAGGAGCGACGATAATCGCATCGGTATCTGAAACGATCATGAACGTGCTTGATCATAAAATGCTCATTCAAGATGCCATATATGCGCCACGTATTTATTCTGCTGGCTATCCGACAGTTAGATGGGAACCGGGGATTGAACAAAATACAAGGCTGGAGTTAATGGCAAAAGGCCATGTTTATGAAGAAAAACCGCAACATATCGGAAATGTGCAAGCTGTTATTTATGATTATGAAAAAGGGAAAATGTATGGAGGAGCCGATAATACGAGAGAAGGAACTGTTCAAGGTGTGTATAATGTTTCCCATAAATCGAAAAAGCCAAAAGAAATAAAAGAAGAAAAAAAGGGCCCGTTTACCTTAAAAGTGAATGGAGCCGTTTATCCTTATACAGCTGATCAAATGAAACTGATAGATGAAAAACCCTATATCCAATCAGACAAATTGTTACTTGGTTTGGGTGTAATCCAAACAGGGGATTTAGAAATATTTAAACCAGATAAAAAATCGTATCTACCTGTGTTAGGGGTAGCGAAATCATTAGGATATAAAGCAAAATGGAACGAAAAAGACAAAGAGGCACTATTGGAAAAAGATCCGGCGGATATTGAAGATCCAGACGATGATGGCAGTGTCACGAATTAA
- a CDS encoding chromate transporter, translated as MSMKGQWKTLFHLFWTFFKIAPVTFGGGFAMIPLIEKEVVEKRKWMKSEEVTDVFALSQSVPGAVAINSATFIGHRIAGMRGAMAAMIGVSLPTFLIVLLLGILYFFIQDNPKIESAFISIRASIVAIIAYAAIKIGKTAVVDKSTFCILLAGIPVLFILHPVIVIVAGAVVGIVTISIKSKLGYDVKLDRKDMTKVENDFEPFMGAGI; from the coding sequence ATGTCAATGAAAGGACAATGGAAAACTCTATTCCATTTATTTTGGACCTTTTTTAAAATAGCACCTGTCACATTCGGAGGCGGGTTTGCGATGATCCCTTTAATTGAAAAAGAAGTGGTCGAAAAGAGGAAATGGATGAAAAGCGAAGAAGTTACGGATGTTTTTGCGCTATCTCAGTCCGTACCGGGAGCTGTCGCCATAAACTCCGCCACCTTTATCGGCCATCGAATTGCCGGAATGAGGGGGGCAATGGCAGCCATGATCGGTGTTTCATTACCTACCTTTTTAATTGTTCTGCTCCTAGGCATTTTGTATTTTTTCATTCAGGATAATCCGAAGATAGAATCCGCATTCATATCGATCAGAGCTTCCATAGTAGCCATCATCGCCTATGCGGCTATCAAGATAGGAAAAACGGCTGTTGTAGACAAATCAACTTTCTGTATTTTATTAGCAGGAATTCCAGTCCTCTTCATTCTTCACCCTGTGATAGTTATAGTAGCAGGAGCTGTAGTGGGTATCGTGACAATCTCCATTAAGAGTAAATTAGGATACGATGTCAAGTTGGACAGAAAAGATATGACAAAAGTAGAAAATGATTTCGAACCTTTCATGGGTGCTGGCATATAG